Proteins encoded in a region of the Ancylobacter sp. SL191 genome:
- a CDS encoding outer membrane protein: MKKIISSGVAVAALLVAAPAFAADLQQPYPTKAPVIAPAPVFSWTGFYIGANAGYGWGSGEGAADTLGLNPDGFIGGGQIGYNIQLDNNIVLGVEADIQGSSLKDTAFGVEQKMDYFGTVRARVGYAFDHIMPYVTGGWAWGHNEVTNDLTGSSANGTLSGWTIGGGVEYAFTNNWTVKAEYLYMDLGEDYYDSIGADSGLTANVVRAGINYKF, encoded by the coding sequence ATGAAGAAGATCATCAGCTCGGGCGTTGCCGTCGCCGCCCTGCTCGTCGCGGCGCCCGCTTTCGCCGCCGACCTGCAGCAGCCCTATCCCACCAAGGCGCCGGTCATCGCTCCCGCGCCGGTGTTCTCCTGGACCGGCTTCTACATCGGTGCCAACGCCGGCTACGGCTGGGGCTCGGGTGAAGGCGCCGCCGACACGCTCGGCCTGAACCCCGATGGGTTCATCGGCGGTGGCCAGATCGGCTACAATATCCAGCTCGACAACAACATCGTCCTTGGCGTCGAGGCCGACATCCAGGGCAGCAGCCTGAAGGACACTGCCTTCGGCGTCGAGCAGAAGATGGACTATTTCGGCACCGTGCGCGCCCGCGTCGGCTATGCCTTCGATCACATCATGCCCTACGTGACGGGCGGTTGGGCGTGGGGCCACAATGAGGTCACCAACGACCTCACCGGCAGCAGCGCCAACGGCACCCTGTCCGGCTGGACCATCGGCGGCGGCGTCGAGTACGCCTTCACCAACAACTGGACCGTCAAGGCCGAGTACCTCTACATGGATCTCGGCGAGGACTACTATGACAGCATCGGCGCCGACAGCGGCCTGACGGCCAACGTCGTCCGCGCGGGCATCAACTACAAGTTCTGA
- a CDS encoding outer membrane protein codes for MYSKILAGAGLAAALMAVQVATPAAAADLSYPAPAAYAAPAPVFSWTGFYIGANAGYGWGAADASDDTNGFLGGIQAGYNWQTAGNFVLGIEADLQASNIESPTYQLDYFGTVRARAGFAFDQAMIYGTGGFAYGRGTYQLNGLSNDQTQTGWTIGAGGEYAFAPNWTVKAEYLYLDLGKETYDTAVGPIDVGTTANILRAGVNYKF; via the coding sequence ATGTACAGCAAGATTCTGGCCGGCGCCGGCCTGGCGGCGGCTCTCATGGCCGTTCAGGTGGCAACCCCCGCGGCGGCCGCCGACCTTTCCTACCCCGCGCCGGCCGCCTATGCGGCTCCGGCGCCGGTGTTCAGCTGGACCGGCTTCTATATCGGCGCCAATGCCGGTTATGGCTGGGGTGCGGCCGATGCCTCGGACGACACCAACGGGTTCCTCGGCGGCATCCAGGCCGGCTATAACTGGCAGACCGCCGGCAATTTCGTGCTGGGTATCGAGGCGGACCTCCAGGCCAGCAACATTGAGAGCCCGACCTACCAGCTCGATTACTTCGGCACGGTCCGCGCCCGCGCCGGCTTCGCCTTCGATCAGGCGATGATCTACGGCACGGGCGGCTTCGCCTATGGCCGCGGCACCTATCAGCTGAACGGACTGTCGAACGACCAGACCCAGACCGGCTGGACCATCGGCGCCGGTGGCGAATACGCCTTCGCGCCCAACTGGACGGTCAAGGCCGAGTATCTCTATCTCGACCTCGGCAAGGAGACCTACGACACCGCCGTCGGGCCGATCGATGTCGGCACCACCGCCAACATCCTGCGCGCGGGCGTGAACTACAAGTTCTGA
- a CDS encoding glutathione S-transferase family protein has translation MKLRSSPASPFGRKVKIAAVVCGIHLDIEPADTTNPADTLRGQNPLGKIPVLLREDGPALFDSRVIVEYVDAQAGGGVVLPVGGEARFTALTQQALADGLMDAALLQVYETRFRPEEQRSASWVDNQAGKVARALKVLESAPPAPLEVTGAAHIGEIALACALGYLDLRFHGVWREDHLALVDWLDSFAARVPAFEATRPS, from the coding sequence ATGAAGCTGCGTTCCTCGCCCGCCTCCCCGTTCGGCCGCAAGGTCAAGATCGCCGCCGTCGTCTGCGGCATCCACCTCGACATTGAGCCGGCCGACACCACCAACCCTGCCGATACGCTGCGCGGGCAGAACCCGCTGGGCAAGATTCCGGTGCTGCTGCGCGAGGACGGGCCGGCGCTGTTCGATTCCCGGGTGATCGTGGAATATGTGGACGCACAGGCGGGCGGCGGCGTGGTGCTGCCGGTCGGCGGCGAGGCGCGCTTTACCGCCCTCACCCAGCAGGCGCTGGCCGACGGGCTGATGGATGCGGCGCTGCTTCAGGTCTATGAGACCCGCTTCCGTCCGGAGGAGCAGCGCTCGGCCAGTTGGGTGGACAATCAGGCCGGAAAGGTCGCGCGCGCGCTCAAGGTTCTCGAATCCGCCCCGCCCGCCCCGCTGGAAGTGACCGGTGCGGCGCATATCGGCGAGATCGCCCTCGCCTGCGCGCTCGGCTATCTCGATCTGCGCTTCCACGGCGTCTGGCGCGAAGATCACCTCGCCCTCGTCGACTGGCTGGACAGCTTCGCCGCGCGCGTGCCCGCTTTCGAGGCAACCCGCCCGAGCTGA